One Zootoca vivipara chromosome 9, rZooViv1.1, whole genome shotgun sequence DNA window includes the following coding sequences:
- the LOC132592660 gene encoding uncharacterized protein LOC132592660: MADGSAAPQMPAPAKDRRSKTAQAARSKNPAASVRVRTIRASLAADPQALAQFDADFDALIQRSAASAPSTSTAVQSAAVQPSAAAGPQVSQAPPNLVLSESSSPPLSSSDLDDIVPPSGIPVPAPPVAPLLAAPAAQGKGKQPLKPGKSGPKGAGAKGPTQVAQAGGADGAGGSVSPLMFSQPAVAASRQIQHTSSSDGDPLPVPAKVSRGGKRHKKRRSTKRSKRRKEDSTTTSSSGPEEVRIWIVGHSIVHWAGDHAAKSTLGLQLGLPPHVRLTWMGRRGMRWGELLPLLRREVFALGFPTALVLQLGENDLPDVDSLSLRLAMESDLTHLRTLMPGVTVIWSQLLQRIEWKGSLCPAATEKARKRVNNAISKLVLELGGSVISHPDITFKATSLFRPDGVHLSPVGNDTWLRDVSEGLKRWLGL, encoded by the exons ATGGCTGACGGCAGTGCAGCACCTCAAATGCCAGCTCCGGCCAAGGACAGGAGGTCCAAAACAGCCCAGGCTGCGCGTTCTAAGAATCCTGCAGCGTCTGTTCGCGTGAGGACGATCAGAGCAAGTCTGGCTGCTGACCCACAGGCCTTGGCCCAATTTGACGCCGATTTTGATGCTCTCATTCAGCGCTCCGCCGCATCAGCTCCATCTACCTCCACTGCTGTGCAGTCGGCAGCGGTGCAACCTTCCGCTGCCGCAGGGCCGCAAGTATCACAGGCTCCTCCTAATTTGGTCCTTTCAGagtcttcttcccctcctctttcttctaGTGATTTGGATGACATTGTCCCACCTTCGGGAAtccctgtgcctgcccctccGGTGGCCCCGCTCCTCGCAGCGCCTGCTGcgcaggggaaggggaagcagcCCCTGAAGCCCGGAAAGAGCGGGCCAAAGGGGGCCGGCGCCAAGGGTCCCACTCAGGTTGCGCAGGCGGGAGGGGCAGACGGGGCGGGGGGCTCTGTCTCACCTCTTATGTTTTCACAGCCCGCAGTCGCCGCATCGCGACAAATTCAGCATACTTCTTCCTCGGACGGGGACCCCCTCCCGGTGCCAGCCAAAGTATCGCGCGGCGGTAAACGCCATAAGAAACGTCGCTCAACGAAGCGTTCGAAGCGTCGTAAGGAGGATTCGACGACTACCTCCTCGTCAG GCCCTGAGGAAGTGCGGATTTGGATAGTTGGGCACTCCATTGTCCACTGGGCGGGCGACCACGCCGCCAAATCCACCCTGGGGCTCCAGCTCGGCCTTCCACCCCACGTTCGTTTGACCTGGATGGGCAGGAGAGGGATGCGATGGGGGGAACTCCTCCCGTTGCTCCGCCGCGAGGTTTTTGCTCTTGGGTTCCCTACTGCCTTGGTTCTGCAGCTGGGTGAAAATGACCTCCCTGATGTGGACTCTCTTTCTTTGCGTTTGGCCATGGAGTCTGATTTGACGCATCTAAGGACTTTGATGCCGGGTGTTACAGTAATATGGTCCCAGCTGCTTCAGCGCATTGAGTGGAAGGGTAGCCTTTGCCCGGCTGCCACGGAAAAGGCCAGAAAACGCGTTAACAATGCAATTTCTAAGTTGGTCTTAGAGTTAGGGGGGTCTGTAATTTCTCACCCGGATATCACATTTAAGGCCACTTCCCTCTTTCGTCCCGATGGAGTTCATTTGTCCCCGGTTGGGAATGACACCTGGTTGAGGGATGTTTCAGAGGGTTTAAAAAGATGGCTAGGGTTAtga